The DNA segment tggtgacgcagcggttaagaatccgcctgccaacgcaggggacacgggttcgagccctggtccgggaagatcccacatgccgcggagcaattaagcctgtgcgccacaactactgagcctgcgctccagagcccgcgagccacaactactgagcctgtgtgctgcaactaccgaagcccacgtgcctagagcccgtgctctgcaacaagaggagccaccgcaatgagaagcccgcgcaccgcaacgaggagtagctcctgctcaccacaactagagaaagcctgtgcgcagcaacgaagacccaacacagccaaaagtaaataaataaataaataaataaataaataaataaataaaagaaacggCGAGTGTGGGCATccctctcttgttcctgatcttgaaaGTCTTTTCACTTTTCACCATCGAATTAAGTGTGGGTTTGTCACATGCGGCCTTTGTTATGCTGTGGTATAGCCCTTCCATAAGCCCAGcattttaaatgtgctgttgaattcagtttgctaatattttgctgagaatCTGTGCCTCTGTATTCGTCAGGGGTGTTATCAGTCTGTAACTGTGGTTTCCTGCGGCGTCCTCCTCATCTGGCTTCGGTATCAGGATGATGCTCAATTCGGGAGTGTTCTCTCTCCTTCAGTTTCCTAGTTCTCGTCTGTGTAATAATTTTCCTGCCCATTCTTGCTTGTGTATGTTGTGCTTTTCcaaatgaactttaaaatcagcttatcaggggcttccctggtggtccagtgggtaagactccgggctcccagtgcagggggcccgggttcgatccctggtcagggaactggatccgcatgcacgctgcaactaagacccagagcagccaaataaataaatatacgctaaaaagataaaaataaaaacataaaataaactcAGCTTATCTGCCCTCTGATTCGTCTGAGCGTTTTTACTGGAGCTGCATTAGACTCTTAGATCCATTTAGGAAGGATTGACGGCAGCAGTCGTGTTGCAGCGCTTTCCCATCCCATTGTCAGAGGCGTCCTATTGTGGCTCTCGGGGGCGTCTCAGTTCTCTTGCGTATTTACTGGCAGGCTCGTCCACGGTCTTCTGTTTCTGCTGGTATTTTTGGAATGTTTCCTGCAGCTGGATGTTGTGTGGACGTTGAGGCTCCTGACATGACAATTCATGGCACTCAGCCAGCTTCCTGACTTAACGGGCATCTTCCGTCGCCGCCCCTCCCAACAGGACGCCCACGTGGGTGGGCATGGGTGGGCTCTCTGTGGGAGGGCGGGTGTTGGTATATCAGTCATCTGTTGCTGTGCAAGACAGCACCCCAAAAGGTGGCGGCTTAAAACAGTCATGACCACTTCGTCTCACTGCCTATTACCGCACGGTGGGAGCGGTTAACTGGTGGCACAGTCTGGGGGCCTCtgtggtggagctgggagatGCGTCTGACTCTGGCGTCTCCCAGGAGAGCCAGGAGGAGCGCGGGGTCCCTGACACGTCCCCGTACCTGCTGGTTGCACGGCCGGCCCTCCCCTCGTCCAGGCAGCTCCACAGTCTAGGAGGTGAGGCTGGATGAGGTCACGGCAAGGAATGGTGGGTGATGCCTGGCACAGGTCAGACATCTTTGGTGGATTTTAGGGGGGTAGATATAACCACAGAGTCTCCCCGGCTTAGAGGGCAGGTCCCCTCCCACCCAGGCTGGCTGGTGCCATTGAGGAAAGGGCCCCTTCCTGGGTGGGGGCCGCCCACCAGCTCTGCTGGGAGCACCTTTCCACATGCTCTGTTTTTCTGGGTTTCTCTCCCCGCAAACCTGCAGCCCTTTTAGCAaactgcccagggtcacactcTCTCTGCCCTCCGGCGACCCCCGCGGGGCCTGACTGGAATTCTGCACAGAGACCCAGGGGCTCTCCCACCGTGGACCAGCGGAGGGATCGCGGGGCGACCCCAGGGGCGGAGAGACCGCTGTGGTCTGGGGGCGGCCCTGgtactgggggagggggcggtggaATGGGGGGCAAGAGGTAATTTCCACACTCAGACGTTTGAGTCACCCGGGGGCACAATCGCTCAGGGGAGAGTCAGTGATCTCTGGACTCTGGTCCTGAACTGGCTCCAGCCACCCCTGTTTATGGCCATCAACCCAGGCTGGGGTCGCACCGCTGGTCCCCTGCTGGAGGTGGGCTCAAGTTTTCACTTTGGAGCGGTGGGTTCTCTGACTCAGGGCTGACGCtccatttccttttaaaacatcACCTTTGTGTCGCCGTCAGTTCCCTTGCCCGTGGGAGAGGCAGAGTGTGTCCGAGCCCCTGCCCGGTGTGCACGGCCCCTCGGTCCTCGTGTCCCAGATTTCTCATCGCAGGTGAACAGCGCAGAGGACCAGCTGAGCCTCAGATACCGCCCCGCAGAGCCAGGCCAGCATCAGAGACGGCATTGCCAGGGCCGCGAAGCCGCCGAGGAGCTACCTCTGGCTGGCCTGCGCGCCCAGGTGGACCTGTGTCTGGGCTGCTTCCGCTGCACCCAGTGGCTTGATGGAAAAGACTTAGCTCCTGAGCAGGCTGGAGCACAGCTGCTGCAAGATATCCTGCTGGCCCGCCTGAAGCCAGCCGCCAGGAGCAGGGTGCGGCGTGAGGCAGACCGCCTGCCCACGATCCCGCGGCTCACGCAGCCATGTCTGCCGCTCCTGCAGCCGGGGCTCGGCTGCCGGCGCCACCACAACCAGCACCCCTTTGCCAGGAGCCCCGAGGAGGCGCTGGTCTGGACCTTTGACTGTGGGCACTGCGGCAGCCGTCTGAGGCTGAAGACCCGGGTGCGGGGCCGCGGGGCCGCGGGGCCCGGGGTGAGCGGCGCGCCTGGCTGAGGCCATCCGCGCAGAGATGGGGGTcgcttcctccagctctgctctccACGCTTCCAGCGCCGTCCGCCACGCCTCAGCCCCGTGGGCTCCCGGGGCTGCTGCCCCAGGCACGGAGcctgtccctctctcctttccctcgTGAGCACCAAGGCCGCCGGAAGCCGCAAGGTGTGGAGGTGTGGCCACGTCTCCCGCACGGCCAGCCGCTGGCCTTCCGCAAGTCTGTGGGGCGAGGGTGGCTGTGCGGGCAGGGGGCGTCCTGATGCGGGGGCAACCACCGCGCCGTGGAGATGGCCGTGCGGGAGCCTGAAGAGCTGAGTCTCCATGACAAGGAGCTGCTCACGCCGCGCGCCCTCACTGGGGACGAGCACACAGACCCCCACGGCCAGCCCCCCGGAGTCCCTCGGACGGCGTGCCAGGCCCCAGCACCCACGGGCAGCTCCCTTGGCGAGCCCTCACCCCAGCGTGCAGGCTCTGGATCAGTGCGACCCAGCACAAACCCACATCTCTGGTCCCCTGGCCTCtcctgcccttctcccctcctcagaCTTCGCTCTGCCATGCCCCGCCCTCTGCTGCTCCGGACATTTCCTTGGAGCAAGCACAGTGACTCTGCCCGGGACCCCTGGGAGCCTTGGGACAAGTCCGTCTGCAGGACATCCAGGAGGGAGCCCTTCATAGCCACGCGATGCCACAGACAGCATGACAGTGTGGCTGGACGCCCTGGGTGGCATAGAGCAGCACGCAGGTGGCTGGAGAGGCCTGGGAGGGGAGCTGCCGGCTGAGACATACCAGCGCTGCAGAGGACACTGGCCATAGCtggggtggtggtgctgggccTTTCTGACCCAGTTAAGGTCCCCGCCTCACCAAACCGCCTCTCAGTGGGGGAGGGACCCTGTTCCTGACCCCTTGCCCTGGCCACACCTTATCTTCTCAGGGGCCTGCTGTCCTAGTGACCATCACGGTGTGTGTACGGAGAGCTGGTTAGCAGTGTACCGAGGGCGGCTCTGGCCTTTTCCCGTGGACAGTCCTCCTCCGCCGTAGCCAGGGTACACGGCGCTGCCCTCCTGGACCTGAAGGGCCAAGCTGCTGGAGCAGGTAGACACCGATGACTGCGTCGCCTTCAGGAAGTGAGCGAGCTGCTGGCCGAGCTGCGGGGCACACTGGCGGCAAGGACAGACTCTCTAGGTCGCCCGTCTGGGGCTGGACACCAGGAGCTGGTGGGGAGGGGCGATGGGCTGTAGGGAGGCCCCGCCCCCAACAGGAGGTATGCATTTGTGTGGACCTGGGGGGGGTTACCTACCAGGCTCCCTTGCTAGGACCCTAACCCACCTCGCAATGGGGGTTCTTCAGCTTCTTTTGGGGAGAAGAtagtacttttattttcattaaaatgtccTTTTGGCCTTGGGCCCTGGCCTCGATGAAGCTGGGGCTGACAGTACTGGCGCCTATCTGTGCCTGCAGGTAGTGACTGCCCCCACGGGGGTCCGCGCAGGACTTGGGGGTATTGCCCTCCCTTGAGGAATCCCAGCGTAAGAGGCAGGAAAGGCGGCCAGAGCCTGTGCCCAGGTGTCACAGCTGGTTGTTGtgatggggatgggggaagggctgGGGCTGCCCCCTGGCAGAGCCTCGGAGCAGCTCTTCTCATTGGCAGCGGCAGCTACGTGCCAGGGCTGAGGCTTCTTGCTCCAGGGGTCAGTGTCCTGGAAAGGCCAGCCTGGGGCACCCCCTAGAAAAGGAAGCaggagctgggggggggggcagggactTGTGGGTGGGCTGGGCTGAGTCAGGAAAAACGCTCATGTGGCTGCCACCCCCTTTAATAAGGAAGTAGGTTTGTTCCTTCAATTGCCGATGCGTGTTTATACTCCTCTTTATTAGCGTGTAAGTATTAAAAAGCCATTTCTAGGAAGGTGTGGTCAGGGCCGGGCCTAGCTTGCCCAGCCGCCGGGGGGCGGGCCCTTCAAGGGCCCTCGGCCCGGTCTGCAGGGTGAGGCTGTCCAGCCAGGGCTCGTACACCAGCGTGTAGCCCTCCACCCTCTTGATGGTGAACTCGTAGGAGCGGTTGGGCAGCAGGTTGGGGACGTCGAAGGCGTAGGCGGCCACGGGGATGATGCTATACTGCACGCGCTCCTGCTGTGTCTGCGGGTCCAGCAGCTTGTAGCGCAGCTCAAACTGCTCTGGCGCGGCCGGCTGGAGCGTGACAGACCAGCGCAGGCTGGCCCAGTCCTCGTGGGCCACCGACTCCTTGCGGTCGAACGTGACGGGCGTCTTGGCGCTCAGCGTGACCTGGAGGTTGGGAATCTTGGTGGCGTTGATGTCAGACACCAGGCGGTGTTTGATGTGCAGACGCCCTGGCACCATCGTGGCCAGGAAACTCTCCATGACGGCCGACAGGTCTGCCAGCCGCTGCTCCACGAGCCCCCAGCCTGCCAGGAAGGGCTGAGGGTCCGGTGACTCAAGCAGGGCGTCCAGCTCAGAGCGGCcgtggcccagctgctccagcaGCTCCCCTAGCAGCAGGAGCTGGATCTTGGCCTGGGTCGCGCCCACCTTCTTCATGCGCTGGAACTTCTGGGGCTCGATGAACTGGAACGTGGTGGGCAGCACCCGCGGGTTCTGGTCGCCCAGAGCCAGGTGCTTGGGGAGGATCTCGATGTAGTAGGAGCACTTCCTGAGGAGCTCCACGTGGGCGTGGTGGCGCTTGAGCAGCTGGGGGCTCAGGTCCGCGGTCAGGAACTTGCGCAGAGCGATGCGGCGCTCCGCGTACGTCCGCCACGTCTCGGGCTCTAGCAGCTGCCGATCCCCGGCCTCCCCCGCCTCCTCCTGGTCCAGGAGGCACTGAGGGCTGTCCAGCTTCATTCTGTCCGGGTCCAGCCTGTCACCTGCAAGTTCACTGTCTGGGAGCAGCGGGTGGAGGGCCCGGTGTGAGCGGGACGGTCAGACCGGCCTCTGCCGCCCACCCAGGGGCTCACTCGGGGCAGTGTTTGTGTGGGGGTTACTTCAGGCCCACTGGCCCTCTAGCCTGCTGGGGGGCGCAGGGAGAACTTTGTGGGGAGGGCTCGTCT comes from the Delphinus delphis chromosome 15, mDelDel1.2, whole genome shotgun sequence genome and includes:
- the FNDC11 gene encoding fibronectin type III domain-containing protein 11; amino-acid sequence: MKLDSPQCLLDQEEAGEAGDRQLLEPETWRTYAERRIALRKFLTADLSPQLLKRHHAHVELLRKCSYYIEILPKHLALGDQNPRVLPTTFQFIEPQKFQRMKKVGATQAKIQLLLLGELLEQLGHGRSELDALLESPDPQPFLAGWGLVEQRLADLSAVMESFLATMVPGRLHIKHRLVSDINATKIPNLQVTLSAKTPVTFDRKESVAHEDWASLRWSVTLQPAAPEQFELRYKLLDPQTQQERVQYSIIPVAAYAFDVPNLLPNRSYEFTIKRVEGYTLVYEPWLDSLTLQTGPRALEGPAPRRLGKLGPALTTPS